The Sinorhizobium fredii USDA 257 region GGGACGCGATGGTTGCGAAGGAAGAGGCGCCATACCAGACGCGCGTGGAGATGCGCTTCCAGCCGCTCGAGGACGGCGCCACCATGGTGACCATTGCCGAAAGCGGCTGGCGCGAGAACGAGCAGGGGCAGAAGAGCTCCTACCTCAACTGCGAGGGCTGGTCGCAGATGCTCGCCTGCATGAAGGCTTGGGTCGAATACGGCATCAACCTCAGGGAGGGCTATTACGTGAGCGAACTCTCCGGCAAGCCGGCACTCGAGCCGCAAACATAGGAGGAGCGAGCGATGCCAGTGGATATAAAGGGCGGCATCAACATCGCCATGAAGGTACCGAGCCATCAATACAGAGCCGTGG contains the following coding sequences:
- a CDS encoding SRPBCC domain-containing protein — its product is MAFEFRVNGRIARRVEEVFDAVVNPDKLSRYFVTLGGISGPLVAGATVTWWGEVPVQVEVVEPHERIVFRWDAMVAKEEAPYQTRVEMRFQPLEDGATMVTIAESGWRENEQGQKSSYLNCEGWSQMLACMKAWVEYGINLREGYYVSELSGKPALEPQT